In Rickettsiales bacterium, one DNA window encodes the following:
- a CDS encoding FAD-dependent oxidoreductase — protein sequence MVDALFESVKIGNLELKNRLFMLGMHTGYAEKKEISERDKAFYKERVEGGVSAITVIAAVNDVAGPPDMHFLDDDKYIEGFKELSNLMHEGDCKLVVQLFHTGRNNIPMLIGNKQPVAPSAVPSPIYKTEPWVMTKEDIESTIKDFGEAALRAKRADADAIEISCSAGYLLTQFLSPKTNLRTDEYGGAEVNRIRFPKEVIAKVREKVGSDFPIILRISASDMLGGYGIDFMQRFTKDVEDMIDAVNVTGGWHESPVPQITRHIPYGGYDFLAESIKDGISISVIVSNRVHDPEVSVNIINTGKADIIGLGRQLITDPDYPNKIRNKQKYRKCQACNQGCIERVLKFKDVKCVFNPEVGKETVEIEKTNMPITILIIGGGPAGMEAARVSALKGHRVILCEKEGVLGGKVVVASKPPHKETFINYVEVTEDRIRELGVEIRLNTEVTWKLIEEIGPEHVFVATGSSPIIPQIDGIYGSNVLTAEEVLSFSDDMIQNILQQDVLIIGGGIVGLETAELLISKLIPKVYYQNFKAKYIPQKLMPQLLINPKEIEFVTFHSDSKNSPKITVVEMTNKIGSGLGGYKWIMTKELKRLGVDLRKNTKVISIDKNDVTLKTKEGMEKIIANTIILAAGYKPVGRKLTGYLHEHGFKYDVIGDAKKVRKIMDAHDDAFDVALKIKKEM from the coding sequence ATGGTAGATGCATTGTTTGAATCTGTTAAAATAGGAAATTTAGAATTGAAAAACAGATTGTTTATGTTAGGAATGCATACAGGTTATGCAGAAAAAAAGGAAATATCGGAAAGAGATAAGGCCTTTTATAAAGAAAGAGTAGAGGGAGGAGTTTCTGCTATAACTGTTATTGCAGCGGTTAATGATGTGGCTGGACCACCAGATATGCATTTTTTAGATGATGATAAATATATTGAAGGATTTAAAGAATTAAGTAATTTAATGCATGAAGGTGATTGTAAATTAGTTGTGCAATTATTCCATACGGGAAGAAATAATATACCCATGTTAATTGGCAATAAGCAGCCCGTAGCACCTTCAGCGGTACCTTCGCCAATATATAAGACCGAGCCATGGGTCATGACAAAGGAAGACATTGAAAGTACCATTAAAGATTTTGGGGAGGCGGCCTTAAGGGCTAAAAGAGCAGATGCTGATGCTATTGAAATCAGCTGTAGTGCTGGTTATTTACTTACTCAGTTCCTATCGCCGAAAACAAATCTAAGAACCGATGAATACGGAGGAGCGGAAGTCAATAGAATCAGATTTCCTAAGGAAGTTATTGCTAAGGTTAGGGAAAAAGTTGGAAGTGATTTTCCCATTATTTTAAGAATTTCAGCCTCGGATATGTTGGGTGGATATGGTATAGATTTTATGCAGCGGTTTACTAAAGATGTTGAAGATATGATTGATGCAGTAAATGTTACTGGAGGATGGCATGAATCACCTGTTCCTCAGATCACAAGACATATTCCCTATGGAGGATATGATTTCTTAGCTGAATCCATTAAGGATGGCATTTCAATCTCAGTTATTGTTTCAAACAGAGTTCATGATCCCGAGGTATCAGTAAATATAATAAATACTGGCAAAGCGGATATTATAGGACTTGGACGACAGTTAATCACTGATCCGGATTATCCTAATAAGATTAGAAACAAACAAAAATATAGAAAATGTCAAGCTTGTAATCAAGGTTGTATTGAGAGAGTCTTAAAATTTAAGGATGTTAAATGTGTATTTAATCCCGAGGTTGGAAAGGAAACAGTTGAAATAGAGAAGACTAATATGCCAATAACTATCCTTATCATTGGCGGCGGACCAGCAGGCATGGAAGCCGCTAGAGTTAGTGCTTTAAAAGGACATAGGGTCATCCTATGTGAAAAAGAAGGAGTGTTGGGTGGAAAGGTAGTCGTTGCAAGTAAACCACCCCATAAGGAAACCTTTATAAATTATGTAGAGGTTACAGAGGATAGAATAAGAGAACTTGGAGTGGAAATAAGGCTCAATACTGAAGTAACATGGAAATTGATTGAAGAGATAGGGCCAGAGCATGTATTTGTTGCTACTGGCAGTAGCCCAATCATACCTCAAATCGATGGGATTTATGGATCAAATGTTTTAACGGCAGAGGAAGTATTATCCTTCTCTGATGATATGATTCAAAATATTTTACAGCAAGATGTTCTGATTATAGGGGGTGGAATTGTAGGTCTTGAAACTGCGGAGCTTCTAATTAGTAAATTGATTCCCAAAGTATATTATCAAAATTTTAAAGCAAAGTATATACCTCAAAAGCTGATGCCTCAGCTTTTAATTAATCCAAAGGAAATTGAGTTTGTTACATTTCATAGTGATTCTAAAAATTCACCTAAAATCACAGTAGTTGAAATGACCAATAAAATTGGAAGCGGATTAGGTGGATATAAATGGATTATGACTAAAGAACTTAAGAGATTAGGCGTTGATTTGAGAAAGAATACAAAGGTTATTTCCATTGATAAAAATGATGTAACTTTAAAAACGAAAGAGGGTATGGAAAAAATAATTGCTAATACTATCATACTAGCGGCTGGTTATAAACCTGTGGGAAGAAAACTTACTGGATATCTCCATGAGCATGGATTTAAGTATGATGTCATTGGGGATGCCAAGAAAGTAAGAAAAATTATGGATGCCCATGATGATGCATTTGATGTGGCATTAAAAATAAAAAAGGAGATGTAA